AGTCATGTCTTTGATAAGCAAATATTTCAAAAAGTACTGTTATTACATCTTAACAATTCAATCGTCAAGTATAAAATCGACGGAGAAGATCTATGTTCCAGGCGCGCGGCTCGTCGATCTTCTTTGCGAGGTTGTAGAGGTGGTAGGCCCCATTATGCAGCACcttggtgacaatgaagggaccttcccacgcaggggcgagcttgtgtggctGTTGCTGATCCAATCGGAGCACAAGATCTCCTTCTTGGAATGCCCGACCCTTGACGTTCCTGGCGTGGAAACACCATAGCTCTTGCTGGTAAATAGTCGACTGTATCAGGGCCATCTCCCACTCTTCCTCCAAGAGATCCACAACATCTTGCCGTGCCTGTTCCACTTCGGCTTCTGAATAGAGTTCCACTGGGGGCGAGTTGTAGAGGAGATCACTCGGCAGCACGGCTTCGGctccatacaccatgaagaaaggggtGCGGTGAGTGGACCGGTTAGGAGTCGTCCTTAAACCCCGTAGGGCAGACGGCAGTTCGGTCACCCAAGCTCCAGCTGGATGCTCGAGATCACGCATGAGACGCGGCTTCAACCCTTGAAGGACAAGGCCATTTGCCCTCTCAGCCCGACCATTCGACTGTAGGTGTGCAACGGATGCGTAGTCTACCCGAGTGCCTTGGGTGGCGCAGAACCTTCTAAACTCTTCCAAATCAAAGTTTGAGCCATTGTCTGTGATAATGCTATGAGGAACTCCAAATCTGAATATCAATTCTCTCATGAACTTCATGGTTGTGCGTGAATCTAGCTTCTTAATAGGCTtagcttcgatccacttggtaaacttgtcgactgccatgAGCGGATGAGTGAAGCCACTCCTGCCTGTCCTGAgtggtccaaccatatccaatccccacaCGGCAAACGTCCAGACGAGTGGTATGGTCTTCAAAGTGGATGCGGGTTTATGGGACAATTTTGCATAGAACTGGCATCTGTGGCAGTGTTAAACATCTCTTTGGCGGCTTCATTCACACGTGCCCAATAAAAATCTGCTCGGTAAGCCTTAGCTACGATTGTCTGAGAAGACGTGTGATGGCCGCAGGTTCCCGTGTGGATCTCTTCTAGGAACAATCGACCTTCCTCTGGAGAAATACATCGTTGAGCTACGCCAGTGACACTCTCTCTGTACAGTTGTCCATTCATCAAAGTGAAAGCTTTGGATCTGCGGACAATCTGTTGTGCCTCAACTTCATCCTCTGGGATTTCTTGCCTGAGCAAATATGCAATGTTTGGCACCGTCCAATCGGTGGTAATTACCAGAACCTCCATAACCAAGTCAATGACTGCAGGGACCTCGATTTCAGTCGGGTCAGAGGGACTTATCGCCTGAGgaggctcttcagtgaaaggatcttcctgCACTGACGGGGAATGGAGGTGCTCAAGGAACACATTGCTGGGGATGGGCTTCCGAGTGGAGCCAATTTTTGCCCAATCGTCAGTTGCTTGATTTTTGATTCGAGGAACGTGATGAAGCTCCGGACCCTCAAATTTCTTTTCTAACTTCCTCACTACGTTGCAGTATACTGTCATAGCGGGGTTTGTAACATCCCATTCCTTCATTACTTGATTGACCACCAGATCCGAATCACCGTATACCATTAGGCGACGGACACTGAGTGAGATGGGCATACGCAACCCGTAGAGGAGCGCTTCGTACTCGGcctcattgttggaggaatcGAAGTGAATCTGGAGGACATAACTGAGTCGATCACCTTTTGGGGATACTAGGACCACTCCGGCGCCcgaaccattcaacatcttggagCCATCGAAGAATATCGTCCAATGCTCTGAGTGGATCTAGGTCGACTGTTGTTGTTCTATCCATTCAGCCATGAAATCTGCGAGTGCTTCGGACTTGATTGCCTTCTTTTCTTCAAACTCAATATCAAAAGGGAGGAGCTCGATTGCCCACTTAGCCACTTGACCAGTTGCATCCCGATTGTTCATGATTTCAGACAGTGGGGCGTCACTGATGACTGAGACCAAGTGTTTTAAAAAATAATGTGCAACTTTCTTCGCTGCCAAGTAAATACCgtagacaagcttctgataatgagGATACCTTTGCTTGGGCGGAGGCAAAACCTCAGAGATGTAAAACACTGGTCGTTGGACTTTGTCGGCCTTGCCTTCTTCTTCTCGCTCCACTATGAGAACTATGCTGGCGACTTGGCCAGTGGCCGCAATGTACAAAAGCAGACGTTCTTTGCTGTTTgtggcagcaagcaccggctgggtggacagcagggctttgagctcaaCAAATGCTGCTTCTGCTTcgggggtccactcgaacttatcggacttcttcatcagtcggtataAAGGCAGTGACTTTTCTCCGAGATGAGAAATGAACCGACTCAGTGCTGCAAGGCAGCCTGTGAGTTTTTGTACATCATGTACGCGCTCAGGGCGTTTAATTCGAACAATCATGCTGACTTTCTCGGGGTTGGCATCTATACCTCGTTCGGAAAGGAGAAAACTGAGTAGCTTGCCTCCAGGCACTTCGAAGGTGCACTTGGACGGATTCAGCTTGATGACGTACCTTctcaggttggcaaaggtttcagcgaggtcagtcagcAGTCCGGAACCTTTGCTTGACTTGACCATGATATCACCCATGTAAGCCTCGACAGTCCAACTGATCTGAGTGAGCAGACACTTCTGAATCATGCGCATGAAGGTGGCACCAGCGTTTTTgagaccgaatggcatggtgacatagcaAAAACACCTGAAAGGGGTGATGAAGTCAGTTTTTATTTCATCTGGTCCATACTGTGGGATTTGATGGTACCCAGAGTACGCATCAAGAAAAGACAAGCGCTTGCATCCCACAGTGGAATCCACAATTTGGTTGATGCGGGGGAgcggaaaatgatctttcgggcaggcccgattgatatgtttGAAATCGATGCACATACGGAGTGACTTCTCCTTCTTGGGGATAATGACGacgttggcgagccactcggagtggtatatTTCACGTATAAACTCAGCCGCCAGGAGCcgagctacttcctcaccaatcgCGTTCCTCTTCTTCGCAGCAGAGCGGTGGAGATGCTCCTTAACAGGTTTGGCCTTTGAGTCAACTCTCAAgcggtgctcagccagtcccctgggtacaccagtccatgcgaagatgtcccagttctcacggaggaactggacaAGTGCggcttcctatttgctgtcgcgTGTCGTGGAGATGTTCATTGGAGCGGTTGCAGGATCTTCTGGGTAAATGTGAACTTGTTTCGTCTCTCCCACTGACTGGAAAGCAGAATCAAAGGCTGGCTTCTTGGACCGAAGCAAATCAGTCCGATCAGCATTTTTCTTGTACTCTTCCAACTCTACCATTGCCATCTGCTCATCAGCGATTTTGTATCCCTGCTGAAGACACTCCTCGGCTCTTTGCCTATTCCCCGTAATTGTGATTACACCCTTGGGTCCGGGCATCTTCagcttgaggtacacgtaacatggatgggccatgaaacgtgcataagccggTCGACCGAGGAAAGCATGATAGGCTTTGTGAAAGTTTACCACTTCAAACGTCATTTTTTCCTTCCGAAAATTCTTCTTGTCACCAAAAATCACATCCAGAGCAATCTGACTTAGTGATTTTGCCTTCTTCCCTGGAATGACTCCGTGGAACTGCATGTCACTCTTGCTAAGTCATGACATCagaatgcccattcccttcagGGTCTCAGCGTGGAGTATGTTCAAACCACtcccaccatccatgaggacctTACGCAACCGAGTGCTTAGCATAACTAGATCAATCACCAGCGCCTGCCGCCCAGGGGTAGCAACGTGAGCTGGGTGGTCCGACTGATCGAAGGTTATGGTAGTCTTGGACCACTTGAGATATGTAGTAGTCGCTGGAACAACCATATTCACCTCTTAGTTAATGACTATCAGTCGGCTTTTGCTCTCGACGTCAGCGAAAATCACCAGAGTGGCATTGACCTTGGGATAATCCTCGGCCTtttcatcttcgtcatcttcggGGCTCTTTTCACTCAACTGGCTGTCGCGGAACTGCTGAATAAACAGCCTGCACTGCGGAGTGGTATGCTTGGGTAAAATCAGGTTACCCTCCTCGTCTTTATTTGGGTGTATGGCACACGGCAGATCTAGGACATCCTGTCCCGActgatccttcttcttcttgggtaCCCACTACTCTCTGGATTTACCTTTGAACTTGCCTTGTGCACCCAGAGCGGCTGCTTCTGCTTGACCAACGACTTCAGCTTTGCGCTTATGTTTCCAACTGGGATTAGAGTTGTTGGGGTCATGCTCATTAGCTTTTCCTTTGACGTTGTGGAGATGATCTTCTTCTTCTCCATTCGCGTACCGAGTGGCAATCTCCATCATTCGGTTCAGGGTCAGGGTCCCAGACCGTCCAAATTTCAGGATGAGTTCTCTGTACCTGACACCTTCTTTGAAAGCACAGACTGCTTGATGCTCTATAACATTCTCCACCACATGGAGAAGCGTGGTCCAAGGACGTATAtgtaatctctcaaagtttcattcggctTCTGAATGCAGTGCTGCAATTTAGTCAGCCCAGCAGTACGCTTGCAAGTGCCTTCGAATGTTTTAATGAACACTCGGGCCAAGTCTTCCTAGCAGGAGCTAACTGGTTCAACCACGCCCGGGTCGATCCTTCCAGCATCAAGGGCATATGTTTCATGGCAACATAATCATTGCCTCcgccaatctgcacagccactcggtaatcttcTAACCATGTATCCGGCTTCGACTCGCTAGTGAATTTGTTCATCCCATGGCCAATCTGAAGTTTGGTGGTATCTCAGCAGCCCGTATGGCCCTGCTGAAACATTCGGGACCAGAGACAAACACGCCACTTCCACTTAGACAATCTCTATCCAGGCCCTCTCTGTCATCTCTGCCCCTGTCGACTAGATTTTGCACGAGGACTGGCCTTGCGTTGAATCCAGGATCTCGAGGGTCGATTGGCTCTCTCCGTTCGTCCCCGTATGAGCACCTGTCGTCGTACCGCCGGGGCGCATATGAACAACTCCTCGGAGGGGGTGTCGGCACTCGACGGTGCTCGTCGCGGTGatgtcgaggatttaaccgaccGTTGCCTTGATCCAAGTACTGATCCTGATGGTAACTGCGATCTTCACACCGCgaaggcgatcttgggctgtgagctaGCTGACTGAACTGTATCCGCCCTTACAGATCTGCTGTGTATGCGATTGCGGCACTGGGAAACAGCAGAATTCTACTCCTCGGTCGCCCTGAGCAACACTCGGATCTACCGGAGACCTGCTCCAGCTTCGGACCGGGACGGCCGTATGGATTCTGCAATTCAAGCAGCAGCTGCAATGTTCTGCATCAGAGTGCGGAATACCTGATACTCATTTTTCCATCCACTCGGTAACAATTGTTGCTGTCGTCGATTGGAACTTGGGGGTTGTCTGCAAGCACGGTCGTctagtgtcggtgtacaaaagtaggggtcctttttgtacccctttacttgtgtgcGGGCAATCGCAGCCACACGCCTGCGGCCGTGCTTGGTGGGATAGAAGAGGAAGCAAAGACACCAGACTACCAGAGCCATGTCCgagaccagaagcatgaagagcagaggggcgaggtgaaactcccccggcaaggcccttgccggggtggccttcacggccccggcaagcgccttgccggggcaacttgcccaacaccaacgaggccgccacccttgagtcaaagagttccgacgccatcaaccacattggaaccagggctcgggaggcgcctccatggtggcatgcagatctttttgAAGACAAAGGGCCCGCGAGGCCTAGATAGGAACCAGGAAACAAGAAAACAGCGAGGCTCCTTgtcgaggatgcccacgaggccccggcaagccccctgccgaagatacccacgaggccccggcaagactcttgccgagggcccccacaaggccccggcaagacccttgccgagaatatcagcaagaccgcggcaaggccttgccgccccatcGCCGCCCAGCTCGGCggccgacccaccaactaagcaggtacccacgtggcagtacgtggctcctaagacaactagtcaagcacctacatggtggcatgcagatcttcgtgaagaccctgccgcCACACCAACAAAGCAGCCTGCTAGCTTACATGGCGCTTCATGCctgttgg
The Aegilops tauschii subsp. strangulata cultivar AL8/78 chromosome 3, Aet v6.0, whole genome shotgun sequence genome window above contains:
- the LOC141042829 gene encoding uncharacterized protein: MLNGSGAGVVLVSPKGDRLSYVLQIHFDSSNNEAEYEALLYGLRMPISLSVRRLMVYGDSDLVVNQVMKEWDVTNPAMTVYCNVVRKLEKKFEGPELHHVPRIKNQATDDWAKIGSTRKPIPSNVFLEHLHSPSVQEDPFTEEPPQAISPSDPTEIEVPAVIDLVMEVLTIPLVWTFAVWGLDMVGPLRTGRSGFTHPLMAVDKFTKWIEAKPIKKLDSRTTMKFMRELIFRFGVPHSIITDNGSNFDLEEFRRFCATQGTRVDYASVAHLQSNGRAERANGLVLQGLKPRLMRDLEHPAGAWVTELPSALRGLRTTPNRSTHRTPFFMVYGAEAVLPSDLLYNSPPVELYSEAEVEQARQDVVDLLEEEWEMALIQSTIYQQELWCFHARNVKGRAFQEGDLVLRLDQQQPHKLAPAWEGPFIVTKVLHNGAYHLYNLAKKIDEPRAWNIDLLRRFYT